One window of Pocillopora verrucosa isolate sample1 chromosome 9, ASM3666991v2, whole genome shotgun sequence genomic DNA carries:
- the LOC131775343 gene encoding phosphatidylinositol 4,5-bisphosphate 3-kinase catalytic subunit beta isoform, whose product MPPGLRRNFWDDYEPASLVNVDCFLPTGVVIQLQVRIEAPLSEIKNRLWREASSYPLFNFLKDAANYIFVCVNQRGKQEELLDETRQLIDVRPFRPLLKLVQKQGDNEEKLFDSHIGNLIGKSLHEFDQMQNTEVDDFRRKYRQFAEKIACERRQLDWIGRAMYAYPPEVESTDPPERIEEKLMENRRFLVNVAIKNNRASIKDMHAFNVPADAYPDELLVLVLRKRGAIMGVLDLDKPSDYVLKIVGQESYLLGNYPLLQYTYIRTCVSKGIRPMLSLVLRSSLQVEVLDVKDLSRRSLGGRAPPLPTKPQTTSLSLWNIEHQVKIKIASATNVNAGDLMRVGVRAGIYHGGEALCDIKSTRAESGSNPTWNQFLDFDLKVADIPRMARLCLVIYGVTNNPQKKSKKKKEETIPVAWVNTTLFDYQGKLRQGPLKLFAWPVPETMADQLNPVGTVVSNIDTVTSVSLDIAFSTYSDPVLYPSFDQIAELAAQVTDSDIFGRADESVLDQLKQIVNREPLAPIFEQEKELVWQRRIDCREHFSHALAKLLCCVKWNSNKDVALMQILLQTWPELEPEVALELLDYTYADQEVRKIAVKCIEKMRDSEIQQYLLQLVQVLKYESYLDCDLAEFLLRRALKNQHFGHELFWLLRAEMENPGVSVRFGLMLEAYCRGAPTHMKSLQHQAQALSKMKAVTELLQLIDREKKEKGLATMKELLRQKTYQGALSKISSPLNPSYKLRQLNVDQCKFMDSKMRPLYLVFENTDELGDLVRIIFKNGDDLRQDMLTLQLFKIMDRIWQNEGLDLGMIPYGCLSTGSSIGMIEVVHQAETIAKLQKKKGMTAVFAKECIWNWFKDYHSTEDELFEAVRRFTLSCAGYCVATYVLGVGDRHSDNIMVKNTGQLFHIDFGHILGNFKSKFGVRRERVPFVLTDHFVHVISLGKGRDTNEFKRFQQLCEEAFLILRRKGPLLINLFVMMLSAGLPELRSLDDIGYLRKTLLLPVSEDDALRDFRSKFDHAINNSFSTTMNWFAHNVKRDNP is encoded by the exons ATGCCTCCAGGACTACGGCGCAATTTCTGGGACGATTACGAGCCCGCATCGCTGGTAAATGTAGACTGTTTCTTACCAACAGGAGTCGTGATTCAGTTACAAGTTCGCATCGAAGCTCCGTTGTCAGAGATTAAAAATCGACTATGGAGAGAAGCCAGCTCTTATCCcttgtttaattttctcaaaGATGCTGCGAATTACATATTTGTGTGCGTGAATCAGAGAGGAAAGCAGGAGGAACTACTGGATGAAACTCGCCAGCTAATCGACGTGCGTCCTTTTAGACCCTTGCTGAAGCTCGTACAAAAACAAGGTGACAACGAGGAAAAACTCTTCGACTCCCACATTGGCAACCTCATCGGTAAGAGCTTGCACGAGTTCGATCAAATGCAGAACACAGAAGTGGACGATTTCCGTCGAAAGTATCGGCAGTTTGCCGAGAAAATCGCTTGTGAGAGGCGTCAACTTGACTGGATTGGACGAGCTATGTATGCGTACCCTCCCGAAGTCGAAAGCACTGATCCACCAGAACGGATCGAAGAGAAATTAATGGAGAACAGGCGTTTCTTGGTAAATGTGGCCATCAAGAACAACAGGGCCTCAATAAAAGACATGCATGCATTTAATGTTCCTGCTGATGCATATCCAGACGAGCTTCTGGTATTGGTATTGAGGAAAAGAGGTGCAATCATGGGGGTCTTAGATCTCGACAAACCGAGTGATTACGTACTGAAGATTGTTGGACAAGAAAGCTACCTACTAGGAAATTATCCGTTATTGCAGTACACG tacATTCGCACTTGTGTATCCAAAGGAATCAGGCCAATGCTTTCACTAGTGCTTCGTTCATCACTTCAAGTAGAGGTGCTTGATGTTAAGGATTTAAGTCGCAGAAGTCTAGGTGGCAGAGCACCACCTCTACCTACAAAGCCACAGACAACAAGCTTGTCACTGTGGAATATTGAACATCAAGTTAAAATCAAGATTGCTTCAGCCACAAATGTGAATGCAGGAGACCTAATGAGG GTTGGTGTCCGAGCAGGTATCTATCATGGGGGAGAGGCATTGTGCGACATCAAATCCACAAGGGCAGAGAGTGGATCAAATCCAACATGGAATCAGTTCTTGGACTTTGATTTAAAAGTGGCAGATATTCCTCGAATGGCTCGCTTGTGCCTTGTGATTTATGGCGTAACCAACAATCCTCAGAAGAAgtcaaaaaagaagaaggag gaaacAATTCCTGTGGCATGGGTCAACACAACTCTGTTTGATTACCAAGGTAAACTTCGGCAAGGTCCACTGAAACTCTTTGCATGGCCAGTACCTGAAACAATGGCTGACCAACTGAATCCTGTGGGCACAGTTGTTTCCAATATCGACACTGTAACCTCAGTGTCACTTGATATTGCTTTCTCAACTTACTCAGACCCGGTACTTTACCCATCGTTTGACCAG ATTGCTGAGCTGGCAGCACAAGTTACGGATTCTGACATTTTC GGACGAGCAGATGAGTCAGTACTTGATCAGCTAAAGCAGATAGTCAATCGTGAACCCTTGGCTCCTATCTTTGAGCAAGAAAAGGAGCTTGTTTGGCAACGCAG aaTTGATTGCCGTGAACATTTTTCACATGCTTTGGCAAAACTACTTTGCTGTGTGAAGTGGAACAGTAATAAGGATGTTGCTTTG atgcaaatcctGCTTCAAACATGGCCAGAGCTTGAGCCGGAGGTGGCTTTAGAACTCTTGGATTATACATATGCTGACCAAGAAGTGAGAAAAATTGCAGTGAAGTGTATTGAAAAGATGAG AGACTCAGAGATCCAACAGTATCTTCTTCAGCTTGTCCAG GTTCTAAAGTATGAATCATATTTGGACTGTGACTTGGCAGAGTTTTTGCTCCGGAGAGCTTTAAAGAATCAGCACTTTGGCCATGAGCTGTTTTGGCTTCTCAG GGCTGAAATGGAAAATCCTGGAGTTTCAGTGAGGTTTGGTTTGATGTTAGAAGCATATTGCCGTGGTGCCCCGACACACATGAAAAGCCTTCAGCACCAG GCCCAAGCACTCAGCAAGATGAAAGCTGTTACTGAGTTACTTCAGCTAATTGACAGG gaaaaaaaggaaaaaggtttgGCAACAATGAAAGAGCTCCTTCGTCAGAAAACGTATCAAGGAGCACTCTCCAAAATCAGCTCTCCTCTTAATCCAAGCTACAAGCTGCGGCAACTGAA TGTCGACCAGTGCAAATTTATGGATTCCAAGATGCGGCCACTTTACTTGGTGTTCGAAAATACGGACGAGCTGGGAGACCTGGTGCGCATTATCTTCAAGAATGGAGATG ATCTCCGTCAGGACATGTTGACTTTACAGCTGTTTAAAATCATGGATAGGATCTGGCAGAACGAAGGACTGGATTTAGG AATGATCCCCTACGGATGTTTGTCCACGGGAAGCTCTATAGGAATGATCGAGGTCGTGCACCAAGCTGAGACCATAGCCAAGcttcagaaaaagaaaggaatgaCTGCTGTTTTTGCCAAAGAGTGTATCTGGAACTGGTTCAAGGACTATCACTCTACTGAAGACGA GCTGTTCGAAGCTGTACGCCGTTTCACGCTCTCCTGTGCGGGGTACTGTGTGGCCACATATGTTCTGGGGGTGGGTGACAGGCACAGCGATAACATCATGGTGAAGAATACAGGACAG TTATTCCACATTGACTTCGGCCATATCTTGGGTAACTTCAAGAGCAAGTTTGGCGTGCGGCGAGAAAGAGTGCCTTTCGTACTTACTGATCATTTTGTACATGTGATTTCCTTGGGTAAAGGAAGAGATACGAACGAGTTTAAAAG ATTTCAACAGCTTTGTGAAGAAGCCTTTCTCATACTGCGTCGCAAGGGCCCACTTCTGATCAACTTGTTCGTCATGATGTTATCCGCAGGCCTCCCTGAACTGCGGTCACTTGATGACATTGGTTACTTGCGAAAAACACTCCTCTTGCCCGTATCGGAAGATGATGCCCTCAGAGACTTCAGGAGTAAATTCGACCACGCTATCAACAACAGCTTTTCGACAACAATGAACTGGTTTGCGCACAATGTAAAAAGGGACAATccctga